From Echeneis naucrates chromosome 7, fEcheNa1.1, whole genome shotgun sequence, one genomic window encodes:
- the LOC115046158 gene encoding ral GTPase-activating protein subunit beta isoform X2, with the protein MYSEWRSLQLVVQSDQGHLSVLHTYPTTVGTEVANAVVKPLGTAVSPVATENILKTDKEVKWTMEVLCYGLTLPLEGDTVKLCVDVYTDWMMALVSPRVSMPQPVIKEPNMYVQTILKHLYNVFVPRPEQHSLNHIRLCQQVLTAVQKLARESVSMVRETWEVLLLFLLRINDTLLAPPTVGVGVAEKLAEKLMAVLFEVWLLACARCFPTPPYWKTAREMLANWRHHPPVVEQWSRVACALTSRLLRFTHGPSFPPFKVPDEDANLIPLEMDNDCVAQTWYRFLHMLSNPVDLSNPAIVSTTPKFQEQFLNSSGIPHEMVLHPCLKQLPQIFFRAMRGVSCLVDAFLGISVEKRDVRERVFTFCPVLLSHGISRPRADSAPPTPVNRLSMSPPPSIANTTPPHSRKQRHTVVTKTTSKSSTGSSSQPTKASQQQQQQQQQTSSSPTLLASPNQSSWESRPLPAPARPKVNSILNLFGQWLFDAALVHCKLHSGLSRDPSMTAIATQVGLELRRKGSQMSTDSMVSNPMFDANEFPESYEAGRAEACGTLCRIFCSKKTGEDILPVYLSRFYMVLIQGLQISDFICRPVLASIILNSSSLFCTDLKGINVVVPYFIAALETIVPDRELSKFKMYVNPTDLRRASINILLAMLPLPHHFGNIKSEVLLEGKFNEEDGWPHDQPVSFLSLRLRLVNVLIGALQTETDPTNTQLILGAMLNIVQDSALLESIGAQTETGSIDGSHMTARSQSHSRTNSGISFTSGGSTEATSPDSERPAQALLRDYALPDTAAGLLVRSIHLVTQRLNSQWRQDMSISLAALELLAGLAKVKVGVDSADRKRAVSSICGYIVYQCSRPAPLQSRDLHSMIVAAFQFLCVWLTEHPDMLDEKDCLVEVLEIVELGISGSKSRQEQEIRHKGEKEHNPASMRVKDAAEATLSCIMQVLGAFPSPSGPSSTCSLLNEDTLIRYARLSATGASNFRYFVLDNSVILAMLEHPLGNEQNPSPSVTVLIRGTAGRHAWTMQLFHQPRGARANQKVFVPEGRPMPNNDVGIRYNVKQRPFPEEVDKIPLVKADVSIPDLDDIVSKEVCCLGWQDDSQATNALSNYPHLEVQHDKLRILMTKQIEYENTLERHSEEMWKSTPFPDPQTDCKPPPPSQEFQTARLFLSHFGFLSLEALKEPNNSRLPPHLIGLESSFPGFFDDISYLDLLPCRPFDTVFIFYVRAGQKSSHEILRNVESSSSVQPHFLEFLVSLGWPVDVGHHPGWTGHLDTSWSLNSCSDTNDIPQTEEAATPEDTGGSLFNGEKKVLYYADALTEIAFVVPSLIENSEESSVHSDSTVEADSNTDIMPSLLKQPNLTLELFPNHSENLESAKKLSPLVKTKRSSTGKSFPPLGPETKVFVVWVERFDDIENFPLSDLLAETSTGLEASMSNSTSCRSGLLEKDVPLIFIHPLKTGLFRIRLHGAVGKFGMVIPLVDGMVVSRRALGFLVRQTVINVCRRKRLESDSYNPPHVRRKQKITEIVQRYRNKQLEPEFYTSLFHEVGEGKPHL; encoded by the exons ATGTACTCCGAGTGGCGCTCGCTGCAGCTGGTGGTGCAGAGCGATCAGGGCCACCTCAGTGTGCTGCACACTTACCCCACCACCGTGGGCACCGAGGTGGCAAATGCTGTGGTCAAACCCCTGGGTACAGCAGTAAGCCCGGTCGCCACAGAGAACATCCTCAAGACTGACAAGGAG GTAAAGTGGACCATGGAAGTTTTGTGCTATGGCCTCACCCTCCCCCTAGAAGGGGACACTGTCAAGCTGTGTGTAGATGTGTACACAGACTGGATGATGGCCCTGGTTTCACCCAGGGTCTCAATGCCTCAGCCTGTGATTAAGGAGCCGAATATGTATGTCCAAACCATCCTCAAACATCTTTACAACGTCTTTGTACCAAG GCCTGAACAACACAGTCTGAACCATATCAGGCTTTGCCAGCAGGTTCTGACTGCAGTCCAAAAACTGGCACGAGAGTCTGTTTCCATGGTTAGGGAAACCTGGGAGGTGttgctcctcttcctgcttcGCATTAATGACACATTGCTTGCTCCACCCACAGTTGGAG TTGGAgttgcagagaaactggcagagAAACTCATGGCTGTGTTGTTTGAGGTGTGGCTGCTGGCATGTGCCCGCTGTTTTCCCACACCACCTTACTGGAAGACTGCAAGAGAGATGCTGGCCAACTGGAGACATCACCCTCCTGTTGTAGAGCAGtggagcagagtggcctgcgCCCTGACTTCCAG ACTGTTGCGCTTCACCCACGGACCATCCTTCCCACCTTTTAAAGTCCCTGATGAGGATGCCAACTTGATTCCTTTAGAGATGGACAATGACTGTGTAGCACAGACGTGGTACCGCTTTTTACACATGCTCAG caACCCAGTGGATCTGAGCAACCCTGCAATAGTGAGCACCACTCCAAAGTTTCAGGAGCAGTTTCTTAACTCCAGTGGCATCCCTCATGAAATGGTGCTGCATCCATGTTTGAAGCAGCTGCCCCAGATATTCTTCAGGGCTATGAGGGGTGTCAGCTGCCTAGTAGACGCCTTCTTGG GTATCTCTGTTGAAAAGAGAGATGTACGGGAGAGGGTGTTCACTTTTTGCCCAGTGCTGCTCTCTCATG GTATATCAAGACCCAGAGCTGACAGTGCCCCGCCCACCCCGGTTAATAGGTTGAGCATGTCTCCGCCTCCCTCCATCGCCAATACCACACCGCCTCACAGCCGCAAGCAACGACATACAGTGGTCACCAAAACCACAAGCAAGAGTTCGACT GGCAGCAGTAGTCAACCAACCAAAgcatcccagcagcagcagcagcagcagcagcagacttcGTCCTCCCCGACCCTGCTTGCAAGCCCCAACCAGAGCAGTTGGGAATCTCGGCCCCTGCCAGCCCCTGCACGGCCAAAGGTCAACAGCATCCTTAACCTATTTGGCCAGTGGCTTTTTGACGCTGCTCTGGTGCACTGTAAGCTCCACAGCGGCCTCAGTCGAGACCCAAGCATGACCG CAATAGCCACTCAAGTAGGTCTTGAGCTGAGAAGGAAGGGATCTCAAATGTCCACTGATTCCATGGTGTCTAATCCCATGTTTGATGCCAACGAGTTCCCTGAGAGCTATGAGGCAGGACGTGCTGAAGCCTGTGGGACTCTCTGCCGTATCTTCTGTAGCAAGAAAACTGGAGAAGATATTCTACCTGTTTACCTGTCCAG GTTCTACATGGTCCTGATTCAAGGCCTCCAGATCTCTGATTTCATCTGTCGACCAGTCCTGGCTTCAATTATTCTcaactcctcctctctcttctgtaCTGACCTGAAGGGCATCAATGTGGTAGTGCCCTACTTCATAGCTGCCTTGGAGACTATTGTGCCAGACAG GGAGCTATCCAAGttcaaaatgtatgtaaatcCTACTGACTTGAGAAGAGCCTCCATCAATATCCTGCTGGCCATGTTACCATTGCCGCATCACTTTGGTAACATCAAATCAGAG GTTCTGTTAGAGGGCAAGTTCAATGAGGAGGATGGCTGGCCTCATGACCAGCCCGTGTCTTTTCTGTCCCTGAGACTACGTCTTGTCAACGTCTTGATAGGAGCGCTGCAGACTGAGACTGACCCGACGAACACACAGCTCATCCTGG GTGCAATGCTTAATATTGTTCAAGACTCAGCATTATTGGAGTCCATAGgtgcacagacagaaaca GGCAGCATAGATGGGAGTCACATGACAGCAAGGAGTCAAAGTCACAGCCGTACAAACAGTGGTATTAGTTTCACCAGTGGGGGCAGCACAGAGGCTACCAGCCCAGACTCTGAGCGTCCGGCCCAGGCCTTGCTTCGAGACTATG CTCTTCCAGATACGGCAGCAGGCCTGTTGGTGCGCAGCATCCACCTGGTCACTCAGAGGCTCAACTCTCAATGGCGGCAAGACATGAGCATTTCCCTGGCTGCCCTGGAGCTGCTGGCTGGACTTGCTAAG GTGAAGGTGGGAGTAGACTCTGCAGATCGTAAGCGTGCTGTAAGCTCTATCTGTGGTTACATTGTGTACCAGTGTAGCCGTCCAGCTCCACTTCAGTCCCGAGATCTGCATTCTATGATTGTAGCTGCTTtccagtttctgtgtgtgtggctcacAGAACACCCTGACATGCTGGATGAGAAG GATTGCCTGGTAGAGGTGCTGGAGATTGTGGAACTAGGAATCTCTGGTAGCAAGTCGCGACAGGAACAGGAAATTCGACAtaaaggagagaaggagcaCAACCCAGCGTCAATGAGGGTGAAGGATGCTGCTGAAGCCACTTTGTCATG TATCATGCAGGTGCTCGGGGCCTTCCCTTCCCCAAGCGGGccctcctccacctgcagccTACTGAATGAAGACACTTTGATTCGCTATGCCAGACTCAGTGCCACAGGAGCCAGCAACTTCCGTTACTTTGTCCTGGATAACTCGGTGATCCTCGCCATGCTGGAGCATCCCCTTGGCAACGAGCAGA ACCCCAGTCCATCAGTGACAGTTTTGATCAGAGGCACAGCTGGCAGACATGCATGGACCATGCAGCTCTTCCACCAACCGAGAGGAGCTCGAGCCAATCAGAAG GTGTTTGTTCCTGAGGGCCGCCCAATGCCCAACAATGATGTGGGGATCAGGTACAACGTCAAGCAGAGGCCTTTTCCTGAAGAGGTGGATAAGATTCCTCTCGTCAAAGCTGATGTTAGTATTCCTGACCTGGATGACATTGTCAGCAAGGAG GTGTGTTGCTTGGGCTGGCAGGATGATTCACAAGCAACAAATGCACTGAGTAATTACCCACAC CTGGAAGTTCAGCATGACAAGCTTCGTATACTGATGACCAAGCAGATAGAGTATGAGAACACCTTGGAGCGACACAGTGAAGAGATGTGGAAATCCACGCCTTTTCCTGACCCACAGACAGACTGCAaaccccctccaccctcccaGGAGTTCCAAACAGCACgcctcttcctctcccactttggctttctgtctctggaggCCCTCAAG GAACCCAACAACAGTCGTCTACCTCCTCATCTGATTGGCCTGGAGTCATCCTTCCCAGGGTTTTTTGATGACATCAGCTACCTGGACCTGCTTCCTTGCCGACCGTTTgacactgttttcattttctacgTGAGAGCTGGACAGAAAAGTAGCCATGAG ATCCTGAGGAATGTTGAGTCATCCTCCAGTGTCCAGCCCCACTTTTTGGAGTTCCTGGTCTCTTTAGGGTGGCCTGTGGACGTGGGACACCACCCCGGATGGACAGGACATCTAGATACCAGCTGGTCCCTCAACTCTTGCTCCGATACCAATGATATTCCACAAACAG AAGAAGCAGCTACTCCTGAGGACACCGGTGGTTCTTTGTTTAATGGAGAGAAGAAAGTTTTGTACTATGCTGATGCTCTGACAGAGATTGCCTTTGTTGTTCCATCTCTCATTGAAAATTCTG AGGAGTCATCAGTGCACAGTGACTCCACAGTGGAGGCAGACAGCAACACAGACATCATGCCTAGTTTACTTAAGCAACCCAATCTCACACTGGAGCTGTTCCCCAACCATTCTGAAAACTTGGAGTCAGCCAAGAAG TTGAGTCCTTTGGTGAAGACAAAGAGGTCATCGACTGGAAAGTCTTTTCCACCCCTGGGTCCAGAAACGAAGGTGTTTGTGGTCTGGGTGGAGCGCTTTGATGATATTG AAAACTTTCCATTGTCTGATCTCTTGGCGGAAACCAGCACAGGTTTGGAAGCAAGCATGAGCAACAGCACTTCCTGCAG GTCGGGGTTACTAGAGAAGGATGTTCCTCTGATCTTCATCCACCCTCTGAAGACGGGACTCTTCAGGATCCGGCTACACGGAGCTGTGGGCAAATTTGGCATGGTGATTCCTCTGGTTGACGGCATGGTGGTCAGTCGCAGAGCTCTAG GGTTTCTCGTGCGTCAAACAGTCATCAATGTGTGTAGACGGAAGCGTCTGGAAAGTGACTCGTACAACCCACCTCATGTGAGGCGGAAGCAGAAAATAACCGAAATTGTCCAGCGTTACCGTAACAAGCAACTGGAACCTGAGTTTTACACCTCGCTCTTCCATGAAGTGGGGGAGGGGAAACCTCACCTCTAA
- the LOC115046158 gene encoding ral GTPase-activating protein subunit beta isoform X3, producing the protein MYSEWRSLQLVVQSDQGHLSVLHTYPTTVGTEVANAVVKPLGTAVSPVATENILKTDKEVKWTMEVLCYGLTLPLEGDTVKLCVDVYTDWMMALVSPRVSMPQPVIKEPNMYVQTILKHLYNVFVPRPEQHSLNHIRLCQQVLTAVQKLARESVSMVRETWEVLLLFLLRINDTLLAPPTVGVGVAEKLAEKLMAVLFEVWLLACARCFPTPPYWKTAREMLANWRHHPPVVEQWSRVACALTSRLLRFTHGPSFPPFKVPDEDANLIPLEMDNDCVAQTWYRFLHMLSNPVDLSNPAIVSTTPKFQEQFLNSSGIPHEMVLHPCLKQLPQIFFRAMRGVSCLVDAFLGISVEKRDVRERVFTFCPVLLSHGISRPRADSAPPTPVNRLSMSPPPSIANTTPPHSRKQRHTVVTKTTSKSSTGSSSQPTKASQQQQQQQQQTSSSPTLLASPNQSSWESRPLPAPARPKVNSILNLFGQWLFDAALVHCKLHSGLSRDPSMTAIATQVGLELRRKGSQMSTDSMVSNPMFDANEFPESYEAGRAEACGTLCRIFCSKKTGEDILPVYLSRFYMVLIQGLQISDFICRPVLASIILNSSSLFCTDLKGINVVVPYFIAALETIVPDRELSKFKMYVNPTDLRRASINILLAMLPLPHHFGNIKSEVLLEGKFNEEDGWPHDQPVSFLSLRLRLVNVLIGALQTETDPTNTQLILGAMLNIVQDSALLESIGAQTETGSIDGSHMTARSQSHSRTNSGISFTSGGSTEATSPDSERPAQALLRDYDTAAGLLVRSIHLVTQRLNSQWRQDMSISLAALELLAGLAKVKVGVDSADRKRAVSSICGYIVYQCSRPAPLQSRDLHSMIVAAFQFLCVWLTEHPDMLDEKDCLVEVLEIVELGISGSKSRQEQEIRHKGEKEHNPASMRVKDAAEATLSCIMQVLGAFPSPSGPSSTCSLLNEDTLIRYARLSATGASNFRYFVLDNSVILAMLEHPLGNEQNPSPSVTVLIRGTAGRHAWTMQLFHQPRGARANQKQVFVPEGRPMPNNDVGIRYNVKQRPFPEEVDKIPLVKADVSIPDLDDIVSKEVCCLGWQDDSQATNALSNYPHLEVQHDKLRILMTKQIEYENTLERHSEEMWKSTPFPDPQTDCKPPPPSQEFQTARLFLSHFGFLSLEALKEPNNSRLPPHLIGLESSFPGFFDDISYLDLLPCRPFDTVFIFYVRAGQKSSHEILRNVESSSSVQPHFLEFLVSLGWPVDVGHHPGWTGHLDTSWSLNSCSDTNDIPQTEEAATPEDTGGSLFNGEKKVLYYADALTEIAFVVPSLIENSEESSVHSDSTVEADSNTDIMPSLLKQPNLTLELFPNHSENLESAKKLSPLVKTKRSSTGKSFPPLGPETKVFVVWVERFDDIENFPLSDLLAETSTGLEASMSNSTSCRSGLLEKDVPLIFIHPLKTGLFRIRLHGAVGKFGMVIPLVDGMVVSRRALGFLVRQTVINVCRRKRLESDSYNPPHVRRKQKITEIVQRYRNKQLEPEFYTSLFHEVGEGKPHL; encoded by the exons ATGTACTCCGAGTGGCGCTCGCTGCAGCTGGTGGTGCAGAGCGATCAGGGCCACCTCAGTGTGCTGCACACTTACCCCACCACCGTGGGCACCGAGGTGGCAAATGCTGTGGTCAAACCCCTGGGTACAGCAGTAAGCCCGGTCGCCACAGAGAACATCCTCAAGACTGACAAGGAG GTAAAGTGGACCATGGAAGTTTTGTGCTATGGCCTCACCCTCCCCCTAGAAGGGGACACTGTCAAGCTGTGTGTAGATGTGTACACAGACTGGATGATGGCCCTGGTTTCACCCAGGGTCTCAATGCCTCAGCCTGTGATTAAGGAGCCGAATATGTATGTCCAAACCATCCTCAAACATCTTTACAACGTCTTTGTACCAAG GCCTGAACAACACAGTCTGAACCATATCAGGCTTTGCCAGCAGGTTCTGACTGCAGTCCAAAAACTGGCACGAGAGTCTGTTTCCATGGTTAGGGAAACCTGGGAGGTGttgctcctcttcctgcttcGCATTAATGACACATTGCTTGCTCCACCCACAGTTGGAG TTGGAgttgcagagaaactggcagagAAACTCATGGCTGTGTTGTTTGAGGTGTGGCTGCTGGCATGTGCCCGCTGTTTTCCCACACCACCTTACTGGAAGACTGCAAGAGAGATGCTGGCCAACTGGAGACATCACCCTCCTGTTGTAGAGCAGtggagcagagtggcctgcgCCCTGACTTCCAG ACTGTTGCGCTTCACCCACGGACCATCCTTCCCACCTTTTAAAGTCCCTGATGAGGATGCCAACTTGATTCCTTTAGAGATGGACAATGACTGTGTAGCACAGACGTGGTACCGCTTTTTACACATGCTCAG caACCCAGTGGATCTGAGCAACCCTGCAATAGTGAGCACCACTCCAAAGTTTCAGGAGCAGTTTCTTAACTCCAGTGGCATCCCTCATGAAATGGTGCTGCATCCATGTTTGAAGCAGCTGCCCCAGATATTCTTCAGGGCTATGAGGGGTGTCAGCTGCCTAGTAGACGCCTTCTTGG GTATCTCTGTTGAAAAGAGAGATGTACGGGAGAGGGTGTTCACTTTTTGCCCAGTGCTGCTCTCTCATG GTATATCAAGACCCAGAGCTGACAGTGCCCCGCCCACCCCGGTTAATAGGTTGAGCATGTCTCCGCCTCCCTCCATCGCCAATACCACACCGCCTCACAGCCGCAAGCAACGACATACAGTGGTCACCAAAACCACAAGCAAGAGTTCGACT GGCAGCAGTAGTCAACCAACCAAAgcatcccagcagcagcagcagcagcagcagcagacttcGTCCTCCCCGACCCTGCTTGCAAGCCCCAACCAGAGCAGTTGGGAATCTCGGCCCCTGCCAGCCCCTGCACGGCCAAAGGTCAACAGCATCCTTAACCTATTTGGCCAGTGGCTTTTTGACGCTGCTCTGGTGCACTGTAAGCTCCACAGCGGCCTCAGTCGAGACCCAAGCATGACCG CAATAGCCACTCAAGTAGGTCTTGAGCTGAGAAGGAAGGGATCTCAAATGTCCACTGATTCCATGGTGTCTAATCCCATGTTTGATGCCAACGAGTTCCCTGAGAGCTATGAGGCAGGACGTGCTGAAGCCTGTGGGACTCTCTGCCGTATCTTCTGTAGCAAGAAAACTGGAGAAGATATTCTACCTGTTTACCTGTCCAG GTTCTACATGGTCCTGATTCAAGGCCTCCAGATCTCTGATTTCATCTGTCGACCAGTCCTGGCTTCAATTATTCTcaactcctcctctctcttctgtaCTGACCTGAAGGGCATCAATGTGGTAGTGCCCTACTTCATAGCTGCCTTGGAGACTATTGTGCCAGACAG GGAGCTATCCAAGttcaaaatgtatgtaaatcCTACTGACTTGAGAAGAGCCTCCATCAATATCCTGCTGGCCATGTTACCATTGCCGCATCACTTTGGTAACATCAAATCAGAG GTTCTGTTAGAGGGCAAGTTCAATGAGGAGGATGGCTGGCCTCATGACCAGCCCGTGTCTTTTCTGTCCCTGAGACTACGTCTTGTCAACGTCTTGATAGGAGCGCTGCAGACTGAGACTGACCCGACGAACACACAGCTCATCCTGG GTGCAATGCTTAATATTGTTCAAGACTCAGCATTATTGGAGTCCATAGgtgcacagacagaaaca GGCAGCATAGATGGGAGTCACATGACAGCAAGGAGTCAAAGTCACAGCCGTACAAACAGTGGTATTAGTTTCACCAGTGGGGGCAGCACAGAGGCTACCAGCCCAGACTCTGAGCGTCCGGCCCAGGCCTTGCTTCGAGACTATG ATACGGCAGCAGGCCTGTTGGTGCGCAGCATCCACCTGGTCACTCAGAGGCTCAACTCTCAATGGCGGCAAGACATGAGCATTTCCCTGGCTGCCCTGGAGCTGCTGGCTGGACTTGCTAAG GTGAAGGTGGGAGTAGACTCTGCAGATCGTAAGCGTGCTGTAAGCTCTATCTGTGGTTACATTGTGTACCAGTGTAGCCGTCCAGCTCCACTTCAGTCCCGAGATCTGCATTCTATGATTGTAGCTGCTTtccagtttctgtgtgtgtggctcacAGAACACCCTGACATGCTGGATGAGAAG GATTGCCTGGTAGAGGTGCTGGAGATTGTGGAACTAGGAATCTCTGGTAGCAAGTCGCGACAGGAACAGGAAATTCGACAtaaaggagagaaggagcaCAACCCAGCGTCAATGAGGGTGAAGGATGCTGCTGAAGCCACTTTGTCATG TATCATGCAGGTGCTCGGGGCCTTCCCTTCCCCAAGCGGGccctcctccacctgcagccTACTGAATGAAGACACTTTGATTCGCTATGCCAGACTCAGTGCCACAGGAGCCAGCAACTTCCGTTACTTTGTCCTGGATAACTCGGTGATCCTCGCCATGCTGGAGCATCCCCTTGGCAACGAGCAGA ACCCCAGTCCATCAGTGACAGTTTTGATCAGAGGCACAGCTGGCAGACATGCATGGACCATGCAGCTCTTCCACCAACCGAGAGGAGCTCGAGCCAATCAGAAG cAGGTGTTTGTTCCTGAGGGCCGCCCAATGCCCAACAATGATGTGGGGATCAGGTACAACGTCAAGCAGAGGCCTTTTCCTGAAGAGGTGGATAAGATTCCTCTCGTCAAAGCTGATGTTAGTATTCCTGACCTGGATGACATTGTCAGCAAGGAG GTGTGTTGCTTGGGCTGGCAGGATGATTCACAAGCAACAAATGCACTGAGTAATTACCCACAC CTGGAAGTTCAGCATGACAAGCTTCGTATACTGATGACCAAGCAGATAGAGTATGAGAACACCTTGGAGCGACACAGTGAAGAGATGTGGAAATCCACGCCTTTTCCTGACCCACAGACAGACTGCAaaccccctccaccctcccaGGAGTTCCAAACAGCACgcctcttcctctcccactttggctttctgtctctggaggCCCTCAAG GAACCCAACAACAGTCGTCTACCTCCTCATCTGATTGGCCTGGAGTCATCCTTCCCAGGGTTTTTTGATGACATCAGCTACCTGGACCTGCTTCCTTGCCGACCGTTTgacactgttttcattttctacgTGAGAGCTGGACAGAAAAGTAGCCATGAG ATCCTGAGGAATGTTGAGTCATCCTCCAGTGTCCAGCCCCACTTTTTGGAGTTCCTGGTCTCTTTAGGGTGGCCTGTGGACGTGGGACACCACCCCGGATGGACAGGACATCTAGATACCAGCTGGTCCCTCAACTCTTGCTCCGATACCAATGATATTCCACAAACAG AAGAAGCAGCTACTCCTGAGGACACCGGTGGTTCTTTGTTTAATGGAGAGAAGAAAGTTTTGTACTATGCTGATGCTCTGACAGAGATTGCCTTTGTTGTTCCATCTCTCATTGAAAATTCTG AGGAGTCATCAGTGCACAGTGACTCCACAGTGGAGGCAGACAGCAACACAGACATCATGCCTAGTTTACTTAAGCAACCCAATCTCACACTGGAGCTGTTCCCCAACCATTCTGAAAACTTGGAGTCAGCCAAGAAG TTGAGTCCTTTGGTGAAGACAAAGAGGTCATCGACTGGAAAGTCTTTTCCACCCCTGGGTCCAGAAACGAAGGTGTTTGTGGTCTGGGTGGAGCGCTTTGATGATATTG AAAACTTTCCATTGTCTGATCTCTTGGCGGAAACCAGCACAGGTTTGGAAGCAAGCATGAGCAACAGCACTTCCTGCAG GTCGGGGTTACTAGAGAAGGATGTTCCTCTGATCTTCATCCACCCTCTGAAGACGGGACTCTTCAGGATCCGGCTACACGGAGCTGTGGGCAAATTTGGCATGGTGATTCCTCTGGTTGACGGCATGGTGGTCAGTCGCAGAGCTCTAG GGTTTCTCGTGCGTCAAACAGTCATCAATGTGTGTAGACGGAAGCGTCTGGAAAGTGACTCGTACAACCCACCTCATGTGAGGCGGAAGCAGAAAATAACCGAAATTGTCCAGCGTTACCGTAACAAGCAACTGGAACCTGAGTTTTACACCTCGCTCTTCCATGAAGTGGGGGAGGGGAAACCTCACCTCTAA